Part of the Propioniciclava sp. MC1595 genome is shown below.
TCGGCGAGGGCGTCCACGTCGTGCGGGTGGGCGTAGAGGCCGGCCAAGTAGCGCAGCAGCTCCAGCGGGCGGATGCCCGACCACGCGCCGGTGGCCTGGGGCATCAGGCCGAGGCGGGCGAGGGCGTCCGGGTGGCCGGCCGGGCGGCCGAGCACCTGCGCGTTGCCGCCGTCGACCGGCACGAGGCCGGTCAGCACGCGGATCGTGGTGGTCTTGCCGGCACCGTTGGGGCCGAGCAGCGCCGTGATCGCGCCCGGGACCGCGGTGAACGTCAGCCCGTCCAGCACGCGGCGCCCGCCGAGGGTGACCTTGACCCCGTCGAGGGCGAGTGCAGCGGCGGCGGGCATGGCGGCCACTCTACCGGTGGCCGCCGCCCCCTCAGGTCGCTGGCTCGTCCACGACCGGGTCGATGTCGGCGGTGGTCAGCATGGGCGCGTCGATGCGCATCTTGTAGAACGAGCGCCACATGAAGACCAGCGCCGCGATGAAGCTCGCGACCGCCAGCACGGTCACCAGCGTGTGCGCCTCGGAGTGGCGCAGGCTCACGCCGAGCTCGACGGCCAGCAGGCCGAACAGGGTGGTGAACTTGATGACCGGGTTGAGGGCCACCGAGCTGGTGTCCTTGTAGGGGTCACCCACGGTGTCGCCGACGATCGAGGCGTCGTGCAGCGGCGTCCCCTTTGCGGCGAGGTCGACCTCGACGATCTTCTTGGCGTTGTCCCAGGCGCCACCGGCGTTGGCCATGAAGATCGCCTGGTAGAGCCCGATGATCGCGATCGAGACCAGGTAGCCGATGAAGAAGTACGGGTCGGTGAAGGCGAAGGCCAGGGTGGCGAAGAACACGCCCAGGAAGATGTTGAACATGCCCTTCTGGGCGTACTGGGTGCAGATCTCGACCACGCGCCGGGAGTCGGCCTCGGACGCCTTGGTGACCCCGTCGAGCTGGATGTTGTCGGCGATGAACCCGACCGCACGGAACGAGCCCGTCGTGACGGCCTGGATGGACGCCCCGGCGAACCAGTGGATGACGCCGCCGCCCATGATCAGGCCGAGCAGGAACGGCGCGTACAGCAGCGACAGCTTGTCGATGTTGGCCGTCATGCCCGAGGTCAGCAGCATCATGATCGAGAAGATCATCGTGGTGGCGCCGACGACCGCGGTGCCGATGAGCACGGGCTTGGCGGTGGCCTTGAAGGTGTTGCCCGCCCCGTCGTTGAGCTCGAGCAGGTGCTTGGCCCGCTCCCAGTCGGGGGTGAAGCCGAAGTCGTGTTCGAGCTCGTCGGAGATGCCGGGGAGGTCCTCGATCGTGGAGAGCTCGTAGATCGACTGGGCGTTGTCGGTGACCGGGCCGTAGGAGTCGACGGCGATGGTGACCGGGCCCATGGCGAGGAAGCCGAAGGCGACCAGGCCGAACGCGAACACGCCGGGGGCGACCATGAGGGCGTCGAGGCCCAGCATCGACAGGAGGTAAGCGCCGGTCATCAGGGCGACGATGGACAGGCCCAGCCACAGTGCGGAGAAGTTGCCGGCCACGAGGCCCGACAGGATGTTCAGGGACGCCCCGCCGCGCTGGGAGGACTTCACGACCTCCTCGACGTGCTTGCTCTTCACCGAGGTGAAGACCTTGACCACCTCGGGGATGAGCGCCCCGGCCAGGGTGCCGCACGACATGATCGCCGCGAGCTTCCACCACAGGGAGCCGTCGCCGAGGTCGGGGATGAGCAACCACGAGACCGCGAAGGTGGCGAGGATGGACACCCCGGAGGTGATCCAGACCAGCTCGGTGAGGGGGCGCTCGAAGTCGATGTCGTCGGAGT
Proteins encoded:
- a CDS encoding sodium-translocating pyrophosphatase, translated to MPLLSLLALLALTGCTVAAQPGDGARPPGGEANLRLPDLSLATFFGGAVDGRTLLLFGVLMSLVGLGFGLWSFLGLSRLPVHAAMREVSELIYSTCRAYLTQQGRFLMILWAFTAAVIFVYFQFLVGTPLGQSLIILAFSLLGMAGSYGIAWFGIRVNTFANSRTTFASLRGRPYDLHHIPLRAGMSIGTVLISLELLILLLILLVLPGEIAGSCFIGFAIGESLGASALRIAGGIFTKIADIGSDLMKIAFKIKEDDARNPGVIADCTGDNAGDSVGPSADGFETYGVTSVALVTFIMLAVGGQMLGADAVPATQATLLVWLFTVSATMIGASLLSYAASSAITRAKHTHSDDIDFERPLTELVWITSGVSILATFAVSWLLIPDLGDGSLWWKLAAIMSCGTLAGALIPEVVKVFTSVKSKHVEEVVKSSQRGGASLNILSGLVAGNFSALWLGLSIVALMTGAYLLSMLGLDALMVAPGVFAFGLVAFGFLAMGPVTIAVDSYGPVTDNAQSIYELSTIEDLPGISDELEHDFGFTPDWERAKHLLELNDGAGNTFKATAKPVLIGTAVVGATTMIFSIMMLLTSGMTANIDKLSLLYAPFLLGLIMGGGVIHWFAGASIQAVTTGSFRAVGFIADNIQLDGVTKASEADSRRVVEICTQYAQKGMFNIFLGVFFATLAFAFTDPYFFIGYLVSIAIIGLYQAIFMANAGGAWDNAKKIVEVDLAAKGTPLHDASIVGDTVGDPYKDTSSVALNPVIKFTTLFGLLAVELGVSLRHSEAHTLVTVLAVASFIAALVFMWRSFYKMRIDAPMLTTADIDPVVDEPAT